The following are encoded in a window of Atribacteraceae bacterium genomic DNA:
- a CDS encoding 2-oxoacid:acceptor oxidoreductase family protein: protein MNQSLEIRWHGRGGQGVVTASRILADALLAEGKHFQAFPEYFFYWQKKTRRTIK from the coding sequence TTGAATCAATCCCTGGAAATCAGATGGCATGGCCGGGGAGGCCAGGGGGTGGTGACCGCTTCCCGAATTTTGGCTGATGCTTTGCTTGCGGAAGGAAAGCATTTCCAGGCCTTTCCGGAATACTTTTTTTATTGGCAAAAGAAAACCAGAAGAACAATAAAATAA
- the recR gene encoding recombination mediator RecR, translating to MVDSYPDALKRLVSALSRLPGVGPKTAQRLAFFLIKSSPSEVEELVDSLRDISMKVHLCEICGYYTDETRCAICRDSTRDKTVICVVEKPQDVLVIEKTGYRGVYHVLQGAISPLSGVSPEDLTIDRLLARLHGDNRQFVQEVILATNPSLDGEATALFIARKLKPLSIRTTLIARGLPLGGDLEFTDEITLSQALEGRREIVTV from the coding sequence TTGGTTGATTCATATCCTGATGCGTTGAAAAGACTGGTATCCGCTTTGTCCCGTCTGCCGGGTGTTGGGCCGAAAACGGCCCAACGTTTGGCTTTTTTCCTGATCAAATCTTCTCCTTCCGAGGTAGAAGAGCTCGTTGATTCTCTCCGGGACATTTCAATGAAAGTCCATCTTTGTGAAATTTGCGGATATTATACCGACGAGACACGCTGTGCCATTTGCCGAGACTCAACCCGCGACAAAACCGTGATCTGTGTCGTGGAGAAGCCACAGGATGTTCTGGTAATAGAAAAAACCGGGTACCGGGGGGTCTACCACGTTCTGCAGGGAGCCATTTCTCCACTCTCGGGCGTGAGCCCCGAAGACCTGACTATCGACCGCCTGCTCGCCCGGCTGCATGGAGATAACCGGCAATTTGTGCAGGAGGTTATCCTGGCGACCAATCCTTCACTCGATGGGGAGGCCACAGCCTTGTTTATTGCCCGGAAACTCAAACCTCTCTCCATCCGCACAACCCTGATCGCCCGGGGTCTTCCCCTGGGGGGCGACCTCGAATTCACCGACGAAATCACTCTCTCTCAGGCACTGGAAGGTCGTCGGGAAATTGTCACCGTTTAA
- a CDS encoding YbaB/EbfC family nucleoid-associated protein — MKNLMREAQKMQAKIAKMQEALKEITCEVHSGGGMVKVVVNGQQEILSLIIEPELWEENDREMLQDLVLVAVNEALRRSREISQEEMSKITGGFNLPGIL, encoded by the coding sequence ATGAAAAACCTGATGAGAGAAGCCCAGAAAATGCAGGCTAAAATCGCAAAAATGCAGGAAGCGCTGAAGGAAATAACCTGCGAAGTGCATAGCGGTGGAGGCATGGTGAAAGTTGTCGTTAACGGGCAACAGGAAATACTTTCGCTGATCATTGAGCCGGAACTGTGGGAGGAAAATGACCGGGAAATGCTCCAGGATCTGGTTCTTGTCGCCGTAAACGAGGCGCTGAGACGGTCCCGGGAGATATCACAGGAAGAAATGTCAAAAATCACCGGGGGATTCAATCTGCCGGGCATACTCTAA
- the dnaX gene encoding DNA polymerase III subunit gamma/tau gives MHRIERSCDSGTAPASYQSMYRKWRPRSFQALVGQDIPVTILVNSLTENRISHAYLFCGPRGIGKTTTARILAMSLNCPQINGVEPCGACETCRSIQGGSSLDVVEIDAASHRGIDEIRDLREKVKYMPLRSRYKVYIIDEVHMLTNEAFNALLKTLEEPPAHVVFVLVTTEPQRLPDTIVSRCSRINFNKIDLDDTVGQLRLIAQTEGLSVDDEILFLIARKADGALRDAESFLEQIAAWGGPIDFATASRILREVDPENLDELFFSLSAGKPGEAIIAINQWLRNGLTPEELGRSLLDYFRTLLVAALIDERRLAGISERRWATVHSLIDGFSVPTLKNVLSAIQKTMVDMRRSLQPQVLLELAIFDIIKVLGVDIQCPSSFPTGQRGCQLQELPAKTDSEQNLLLENVNQAKKPEESVSGTGQMAERLPEDWWLEVLAEIKKKRISLYAFLQEAVLRENESSAVTLAFRTDCRFHKESVERKENYRLLTDVLEQIKGGICRVECLIDPELPVRSAVLPIGESASPRGFGGEPPLFSLAGGQVNSGERARTLLQETTDLFAGVVVHYISVDDHSKGGWGDAEYEKPDERSPENAG, from the coding sequence GTGCATCGAATTGAACGATCATGCGACAGCGGGACAGCTCCCGCTTCTTATCAGTCAATGTACAGGAAGTGGAGACCCCGTTCCTTTCAGGCTTTGGTTGGACAGGATATTCCGGTAACCATCCTGGTCAATTCCCTGACAGAAAACCGGATCAGTCACGCGTATCTTTTTTGTGGACCCCGCGGAATCGGAAAGACCACAACGGCCCGCATTCTGGCTATGTCCCTCAATTGCCCTCAGATAAACGGGGTGGAACCCTGTGGGGCTTGTGAAACCTGCCGATCAATCCAGGGGGGATCATCGCTGGATGTTGTGGAGATCGACGCGGCCTCCCATCGGGGGATCGACGAGATCCGCGATCTCCGCGAAAAAGTCAAATATATGCCTCTGCGCAGCCGCTATAAAGTATACATCATCGATGAAGTGCACATGCTCACTAACGAGGCGTTCAATGCACTCCTGAAAACCCTGGAGGAACCTCCCGCACATGTCGTGTTCGTTCTGGTGACCACGGAACCCCAGCGCCTGCCGGATACCATCGTTTCCCGGTGTTCCCGAATCAATTTCAACAAAATAGACCTCGACGATACGGTCGGTCAACTCCGGCTGATTGCTCAAACCGAAGGCCTGTCCGTCGATGACGAAATCCTGTTTCTGATAGCCCGGAAGGCCGACGGCGCCTTGCGGGATGCGGAGAGTTTTCTGGAACAGATTGCCGCCTGGGGTGGGCCAATTGACTTTGCGACGGCCAGTCGTATCTTGCGGGAGGTCGATCCGGAAAACCTGGATGAATTGTTTTTTAGTCTTTCGGCCGGGAAACCCGGCGAGGCGATTATCGCAATCAACCAATGGCTTCGAAACGGCTTAACTCCGGAAGAGTTGGGCCGGAGCCTGCTCGATTATTTTCGGACTCTCCTTGTTGCTGCCCTGATCGACGAGAGGCGCCTTGCCGGCATCAGCGAACGTCGCTGGGCAACCGTTCACTCCCTGATCGACGGCTTTAGCGTACCGACGCTTAAAAACGTTTTGAGTGCCATTCAGAAGACTATGGTAGATATGCGTCGTTCATTACAACCTCAAGTGTTGCTTGAATTAGCAATTTTTGATATAATAAAGGTTCTGGGAGTCGACATCCAGTGCCCATCTTCTTTCCCAACCGGTCAGCGTGGTTGCCAACTACAGGAGTTACCGGCCAAGACTGACAGCGAGCAGAATCTCCTTCTGGAAAACGTGAATCAAGCCAAGAAACCGGAAGAATCCGTTTCCGGTACAGGACAGATGGCTGAGCGACTGCCGGAAGATTGGTGGCTCGAGGTTCTTGCGGAAATCAAGAAAAAACGAATATCCCTTTATGCCTTTTTACAGGAAGCGGTTCTCAGGGAAAACGAGTCTTCAGCCGTCACGCTTGCTTTTCGAACGGATTGCCGCTTTCACAAGGAGAGCGTCGAGAGAAAAGAAAATTACCGTCTTCTGACCGATGTCCTGGAACAGATCAAGGGTGGGATCTGTCGAGTCGAATGCCTGATCGATCCGGAGTTGCCGGTTCGCTCTGCTGTCCTGCCGATTGGGGAAAGCGCTAGTCCCCGGGGATTCGGGGGAGAGCCACCACTCTTTTCGTTGGCTGGGGGGCAGGTGAACTCCGGTGAGAGAGCTCGTACTCTTCTTCAGGAAACCACTGATCTCTTTGCCGGCGTGGTGGTGCACTATATTTCTGTTGATGATCACTCGAAAGGAGGATGGGGGGACGCAGAATATGAAAAACCTGATGAGAGAAGCCCAGAAAATGCAGGCTAA
- a CDS encoding NusG domain II-containing protein — protein sequence MYLFRKGDWFSILALAAVAALLVFFSFAPLKDRGFTLTIERSGGIEKYQVFPDENRTFEVEGPLGTTLVRIQDGMAWIAYSPCPDKLCLAAGMIPENTTIIVCEANSVVLRAGE from the coding sequence ATGTACTTGTTTCGCAAGGGAGACTGGTTTTCGATCTTGGCTCTGGCTGCGGTCGCCGCTCTCTTGGTGTTTTTTAGTTTTGCACCCTTGAAAGACCGGGGATTCACGCTGACTATCGAACGAAGCGGTGGGATTGAAAAATACCAGGTGTTCCCTGATGAAAATCGGACTTTCGAAGTGGAGGGACCGTTAGGGACGACTTTGGTGCGCATTCAGGATGGGATGGCCTGGATTGCCTATTCCCCGTGCCCGGACAAACTTTGCCTGGCGGCGGGGATGATTCCTGAAAACACCACAATCATCGTTTGTGAAGCGAATTCGGTCGTTTTACGAGCTGGGGAATAG
- a CDS encoding ROK family protein, with protein MSGNRRRIGDNLTDVKIKNRSLVLRLVKKRRLLARIELARITGLTQPTITNIANELIASRLLLEVGTSDTRSGRKPILLSFNDKAFYVIAISFTRRGFSVALTDLQPTILYRRDSSYSILDNTEIALLELQKEFIHVLEYATHSLRLILGIGVSSPGPVDPDTCTILSHPTYLNHRNLDLRSYLREYDLPLFMMNDADAACLHETWNGEGKECRNLVFFMVGENVGGGVVIDGKLYDGKKHKAAEVGHLCVNLFGPRCVCGNRGCLEMYCGVPSILEKAREAAWFGKSSFLKSFLSGSSDLQFSQLVEGGKQGDKICLNLLDQLGQHVGAGVVNLINLYGPEKVVIGGELVLARSFIEKSVERIIRERTFYRDYASPEISFSRWGIDTALLGSASIILDHFIAGELGRF; from the coding sequence ATGAGTGGAAACCGTCGGCGCATTGGAGATAATCTGACCGACGTCAAGATCAAGAATCGGTCTCTGGTTCTCCGTTTGGTGAAAAAAAGAAGGCTATTGGCCAGAATTGAACTGGCAAGAATAACCGGCCTGACCCAGCCCACCATCACCAACATCGCCAATGAACTGATTGCTTCCCGGCTTCTTTTGGAGGTCGGCACTTCCGATACGCGTTCCGGCCGGAAGCCAATCCTGCTTTCATTCAACGACAAGGCGTTTTACGTCATTGCCATCAGTTTTACCCGGCGGGGGTTTTCCGTGGCCCTAACCGACCTGCAGCCGACCATTCTCTACCGGAGGGATTCGTCTTACAGTATCCTCGATAATACCGAAATAGCACTTCTCGAACTCCAGAAGGAATTTATTCACGTTCTCGAATATGCAACCCACTCTCTTCGTTTGATTCTGGGTATCGGCGTTTCGAGCCCCGGCCCGGTCGATCCGGATACCTGTACCATTCTGTCTCATCCCACCTATTTGAATCACCGGAATCTGGATCTGCGTTCTTACCTTCGGGAATATGATTTACCGCTGTTCATGATGAATGACGCCGATGCCGCCTGCCTTCACGAAACCTGGAATGGAGAAGGAAAAGAATGCCGGAACCTGGTCTTTTTTATGGTCGGGGAAAATGTCGGCGGAGGAGTCGTCATCGATGGGAAGCTCTATGATGGGAAAAAACACAAAGCTGCTGAAGTCGGACATCTCTGCGTCAACCTTTTCGGTCCCCGCTGTGTCTGTGGCAACCGGGGTTGTCTCGAAATGTATTGCGGCGTGCCGAGCATCCTGGAGAAAGCCCGGGAAGCGGCCTGGTTCGGAAAAAGCTCCTTTTTGAAAAGCTTTTTGTCCGGGAGCTCCGATTTACAGTTCAGCCAGTTGGTGGAGGGGGGAAAACAGGGTGATAAGATTTGCTTGAACCTTTTGGATCAACTCGGTCAACATGTCGGAGCGGGAGTGGTCAACCTAATCAATCTCTATGGTCCGGAAAAAGTGGTGATTGGAGGCGAACTGGTTCTGGCCAGGTCCTTCATCGAGAAATCAGTGGAACGGATCATTCGGGAACGGACTTTTTACAGGGATTATGCCTCCCCCGAAATCAGCTTTTCCCGGTGGGGAATAGATACGGCTTTGCTCGGGTCGGCGTCGATCATCCTCGATCACTTCATTGCCGGGGAACTGGGCCGTTTTTAA
- a CDS encoding YvcK family protein yields the protein MPKETQFRKSMRWLYPGMQVKRWLLLAILGVILISIGVSLILYTPYFRSIYVTWNRFVFHVVKDYWTAVAFGLLWLIGGVSLIVIGLQKMNRSVIDGVVPALESDVASIIFKKRQLEKGPNILAVGGGHGLHTLLHGIKKFTSNTTAVVTVFDDGGSSGRLRKDLGILPPGDIRNCLIALADTEPLMRQLFQHRFDNENELKGHNFGNLFITALTQVTGDFQKAIVESSKVLAVKGRVLPTTLQNVTLQAECEDGTLVSGESNIGHCFKKIKNLFLEPTPVLTTPDVLRAIQEADLIVLGPGSLFTSVLCNLAVQEVRDAIVKSRAPLIYVLNVTTQPGETDHFSPADHLDALFRFIPQERLNHVLINNQEPSPEEVSALRERGVEPICMGNLNVASSTRVITAPLLASEQPTRHDSEKLARAIMHILLEEKPAWGFFFALYTEERFKRISLLDLVSGIKERRKTSRLR from the coding sequence GTGCCGAAGGAAACACAGTTCCGTAAATCGATGAGATGGCTCTATCCGGGCATGCAGGTCAAGCGCTGGCTTCTCCTGGCCATACTGGGGGTGATCCTGATTTCCATCGGGGTGAGTCTCATCCTCTACACCCCTTATTTCCGGAGTATTTATGTCACTTGGAACCGTTTCGTTTTCCATGTGGTCAAAGACTACTGGACCGCCGTGGCTTTTGGATTGCTCTGGCTGATCGGCGGGGTGAGTCTGATTGTCATCGGACTTCAGAAAATGAATCGTTCGGTCATCGATGGGGTAGTTCCCGCTCTAGAGTCGGACGTCGCCTCGATCATTTTCAAAAAACGGCAGTTGGAGAAGGGACCGAATATCCTCGCGGTGGGCGGTGGACACGGGCTTCACACTCTGCTCCATGGGATCAAAAAATTCACTTCCAATACCACCGCAGTGGTCACCGTTTTTGATGACGGGGGCAGCTCCGGTCGCTTACGCAAGGATCTGGGCATTCTCCCCCCGGGAGACATCCGAAACTGTCTGATTGCGCTGGCTGATACCGAACCTCTGATGAGACAGTTGTTTCAACACCGTTTTGATAACGAGAATGAATTGAAGGGACATAATTTCGGGAATCTGTTCATCACGGCACTCACCCAGGTCACCGGAGACTTTCAAAAGGCTATCGTAGAGTCCAGCAAGGTGCTGGCTGTCAAGGGGCGGGTTCTCCCCACTACCCTGCAAAACGTCACCCTCCAGGCCGAATGCGAGGACGGGACATTGGTAAGCGGAGAGTCGAACATTGGCCATTGCTTTAAAAAAATCAAAAATCTCTTCCTCGAACCGACGCCGGTGCTTACCACTCCTGATGTTCTCCGCGCCATTCAAGAAGCGGACCTGATCGTCCTGGGCCCGGGGAGTTTATTTACCAGCGTCCTGTGTAATCTCGCTGTACAGGAAGTGCGGGATGCCATTGTAAAGTCTCGCGCCCCACTGATATACGTCCTGAACGTGACCACGCAACCCGGGGAAACGGATCATTTTTCCCCGGCCGATCACTTGGACGCCCTGTTTCGCTTTATCCCGCAGGAACGCCTGAACCATGTCCTGATCAATAACCAAGAACCCTCTCCGGAGGAGGTGTCCGCACTGCGGGAACGTGGAGTGGAACCGATATGCATGGGTAATCTGAACGTTGCCTCCTCAACCCGGGTCATCACCGCTCCGCTCCTGGCTTCCGAGCAACCTACCCGGCACGATTCAGAAAAACTGGCCCGGGCGATCATGCATATTCTTCTCGAAGAAAAGCCCGCCTGGGGATTCTTTTTTGCCTTGTACACCGAAGAACGGTTCAAAAGAATCAGCTTGCTGGATCTGGTCAGTGGGATCAAGGAGAGGCGGAAAACCAGCCGCTTACGTTAG